The proteins below come from a single Verrucomicrobiia bacterium genomic window:
- a CDS encoding hydrolase, with protein sequence MSPYHKLYTPQDTAIVFIDHQPQMTFSVASIDRATLINNVTLLAKVAKEFNVPAVLTAVETESFSGYIWPQLLDVFPGKEVIERTSMNSWDDAGFRRAIEATGRKNILMTGLWTEVCVTWPTLEMLGAGYGIYVVEDCCGATSPAAHDAALSRMVQAGAVRVTTIAALLEWQRDWARREHYDKLTALIQGQGGAYGVGVEYAYTMVHHAPQSAQKPQIVPKKPGH encoded by the coding sequence ATGAGCCCCTATCATAAACTCTACACACCGCAGGACACCGCCATTGTCTTCATCGACCACCAGCCTCAGATGACGTTCAGTGTCGCAAGCATCGACCGCGCCACCCTCATCAACAACGTCACCCTGCTTGCCAAGGTCGCGAAGGAGTTCAATGTCCCGGCCGTCCTCACTGCTGTGGAGACAGAGTCGTTTAGCGGCTACATCTGGCCGCAATTGCTCGACGTGTTCCCCGGCAAGGAGGTGATCGAACGCACGTCCATGAACTCGTGGGATGACGCGGGCTTCCGCAGGGCCATCGAGGCCACCGGCAGGAAGAACATCCTCATGACCGGCCTCTGGACCGAGGTCTGCGTGACCTGGCCGACCCTCGAAATGCTCGGCGCAGGCTACGGAATCTACGTCGTCGAGGATTGTTGCGGCGCGACCTCGCCCGCCGCTCACGACGCCGCTCTCTCGCGCATGGTGCAGGCCGGGGCGGTGCGCGTGACCACCATTGCCGCCCTGCTTGAATGGCAGCGCGACTGGGCGAGGCGCGAGCACTACGACAAACTCACGGCCCTGATCCAAGGCCAGGGAGGCGCCTACGGAGTGGGCGTGGAATACGCCTACACGATGGTCCATCACGCGCCCCAGTCGGCGCAGAAGCCGCAGATCGTTCCGAAAAAGCCGGGTCACTGA
- a CDS encoding zinc-dependent alcohol dehydrogenase family protein — MKAMMIRSFGGPESFELCDVPKPVPNAGQVLVRVHATSINPLDYQVRRGDYPDLVRLPAITGHDVSGVVEDVGPGVTTFSPGDEVWYTPQIFGGPGSYAEYHVAAEGIIGRKPASLSHLEAASLTLVGGTVWEALIVRGALRVGESILVHGGAGGVGHVAIQLARAMGARVFTTVREANFEFAKRRGADVVIDYTREDYVDVILRETGGLGVDVVFDTIGGNTLSRSPDTLAQLGRVVTIVDIAAPQNLIQAWGRNASYHFVFTRQNRGKLDELGALVERGQLRPHVGAVYSLADIPRAHALLETPNNGVQGKIAIAVRGSS, encoded by the coding sequence ATGAAAGCGATGATGATCAGATCATTCGGCGGCCCGGAATCATTCGAGCTTTGTGACGTTCCAAAGCCCGTTCCGAACGCGGGCCAGGTTCTGGTCCGGGTCCATGCAACCTCGATCAATCCTCTGGATTACCAGGTCCGGCGTGGCGATTATCCCGACCTTGTGCGCCTGCCGGCCATTACCGGACACGATGTATCGGGCGTGGTCGAAGACGTCGGGCCGGGTGTGACGACCTTCTCTCCAGGAGACGAAGTCTGGTACACCCCGCAGATATTTGGCGGACCGGGAAGTTATGCGGAGTATCACGTTGCTGCCGAGGGCATCATCGGAAGGAAGCCTGCCTCGTTGAGCCATCTTGAGGCGGCAAGCCTGACCCTGGTAGGCGGGACGGTGTGGGAGGCCCTGATTGTGCGTGGGGCACTACGGGTGGGGGAAAGCATTCTGGTGCATGGTGGAGCGGGAGGAGTGGGTCATGTGGCGATCCAGCTCGCACGAGCCATGGGAGCGAGGGTGTTTACGACCGTGCGCGAGGCAAACTTTGAGTTCGCAAAGAGGCGGGGTGCCGATGTGGTCATCGACTACACACGGGAGGACTATGTGGACGTCATCCTGCGGGAAACGGGCGGCCTCGGGGTCGATGTCGTGTTCGACACCATCGGCGGCAACACCTTGTCGCGCAGCCCCGACACGCTTGCCCAGCTGGGCCGCGTGGTCACGATCGTGGACATTGCAGCGCCGCAGAACCTCATTCAGGCGTGGGGCAGGAACGCCAGTTATCACTTCGTTTTCACAAGGCAGAACCGCGGCAAGCTGGATGAGTTGGGCGCCTTGGTTGAGCGCGGTCAGTTGCGGCCACACGTTGGTGCCGTTTATTCGCTTGCCGATATTCCGCGCGCCCATGCCCTGCTGGAGACTCCCAATAACGGTGTTCAGGGAAAGATCGCGATTGCGGTGCGCGGGAGTTCTTGA
- a CDS encoding hydrolase, translating to MNDNKTGLKALLRPEDSILVLIDHQPFQFANLNSHEPTIILNNVIGLAKSAKVFDVPTILTTVIEERGGHLIKGLQDVFPAQKPIDRTFINTWEDPAVTDVVKRSGRRQLILAALWTEICLAMPAIQALGEGYDVFVVTDASGGVTEEAHDMAVRRMVQAGAVPITWLAVASEWQRDWAREKTAAGLSSVVLEHGGASGVALAWELQLLAASAQQSQK from the coding sequence ATGAATGACAACAAGACCGGGCTTAAAGCCCTGCTTCGTCCCGAAGACAGCATCCTCGTGCTGATCGACCATCAACCCTTCCAGTTCGCCAACCTGAACAGTCACGAGCCGACAATCATCCTCAACAACGTCATCGGCCTTGCCAAGTCCGCGAAGGTCTTCGATGTCCCGACGATTCTCACCACCGTGATCGAAGAGCGTGGCGGCCACCTCATCAAGGGACTCCAGGATGTCTTCCCCGCCCAGAAGCCGATTGACCGCACCTTCATAAACACATGGGAGGATCCGGCGGTCACCGATGTCGTGAAGAGAAGCGGACGCAGGCAGCTCATCCTCGCCGCGCTCTGGACGGAGATCTGCCTCGCGATGCCGGCGATCCAGGCGCTCGGTGAAGGGTATGATGTCTTCGTCGTCACCGATGCGTCGGGTGGCGTCACCGAGGAGGCCCACGACATGGCGGTGCGTCGCATGGTGCAGGCCGGTGCGGTGCCGATCACATGGCTGGCGGTGGCCTCCGAATGGCAGCGGGATTGGGCGCGCGAAAAGACCGCCGCCGGACTCTCCAGCGTCGTCCTTGAGCACGGCGGAGCCAGCGGCGTCGCGCTCGCATGGGAGCTGCAACTCCTGGCGGCCAGCGCACAACAGTCGCAGAAGTAG
- a CDS encoding antibiotic biosynthesis monooxygenase, giving the protein MTPPIHIAITRRVRQDRVEDFKHLLAEFAQRSLGEPGTLGVHCLHPPPGAASREFGILRSFATEHARDAFYETPLYKEWVRRIEPMVEGEAEYRQLSGLEAWFRDTKGPMPPRWKMALLTWMAVWPISTLVPSLLRPILAPVAHPLVFTAIVSASIVVTLTWFAMPALVRLSHSWLHSTPHPAHES; this is encoded by the coding sequence ATGACCCCGCCGATCCACATCGCGATCACGCGACGCGTCCGCCAGGACCGCGTGGAAGACTTCAAGCACCTGCTCGCCGAGTTCGCCCAGCGATCGCTGGGCGAACCCGGCACCCTCGGCGTGCATTGCCTGCACCCGCCGCCGGGCGCGGCCTCGCGGGAGTTTGGCATCCTTCGCAGCTTCGCCACCGAGCACGCTCGCGACGCGTTCTACGAAACACCGCTCTACAAGGAGTGGGTGCGCAGGATCGAACCCATGGTCGAGGGCGAAGCGGAGTATCGCCAGCTCAGCGGGCTGGAGGCATGGTTCCGCGATACGAAGGGTCCCATGCCACCACGCTGGAAAATGGCGCTCCTCACCTGGATGGCCGTCTGGCCGATCAGCACGCTTGTGCCTTCGCTGCTTCGGCCCATTCTCGCCCCGGTCGCGCATCCCCTCGTCTTCACTGCCATCGTCTCAGCCAGCATCGTCGTCACTCTCACCTGGTTCGCCATGCCCGCCCTCGTGCGTCTCTCCCATTCGTGGCTTCACTCCACACCCCATCCCGCCCATGAAAGCTGA
- a CDS encoding LysR family transcriptional regulator, with amino-acid sequence MDDCHWVELRHLRYFAAVAAHGSFNRAAEVLHLTQPALSRQVKDLEGELGVTLLVRGSNSVTLTGSGELFYQEACEVLARADDAVRRVRGEAGKDVLRMGYTSSMTSSIISTVLAKFQATAPGVRIELADLAPREIGEMAGEGRLDLLVGPGLAVPKGIPGFQLSELCRMESVLVLPARHPLAKLKRIPVPRLDGLPLVGLAKDNYPEYVPRARELLKPFGISPSFISLVNDTFATLFVELEAQNAAVMLVEGIVEMLPQTLVARRFAPRLASVPVMMGLPAVRAKPCAAAFARLLIDAARLR; translated from the coding sequence ATGGACGATTGTCATTGGGTGGAACTTCGCCATCTGCGTTATTTCGCCGCCGTCGCCGCGCACGGATCGTTCAATCGTGCAGCCGAAGTCCTGCACCTCACCCAGCCGGCACTGAGCCGTCAGGTGAAGGATCTTGAGGGTGAACTGGGAGTGACCCTCCTCGTGCGGGGATCCAACTCGGTGACGCTTACGGGAAGCGGTGAGCTGTTTTATCAGGAAGCATGCGAAGTGCTTGCACGTGCGGACGACGCGGTGCGCCGGGTGCGTGGGGAAGCGGGGAAGGATGTCTTGCGGATGGGCTATACCTCGTCGATGACCAGCAGCATCATTTCCACGGTGCTGGCCAAATTCCAGGCAACCGCGCCCGGCGTGCGTATCGAGTTGGCGGATCTGGCACCCCGGGAGATCGGTGAAATGGCTGGCGAAGGGCGGCTGGACCTCCTGGTCGGTCCCGGACTTGCGGTTCCGAAGGGGATTCCGGGGTTTCAGTTGAGCGAACTGTGTCGCATGGAGTCTGTGCTGGTTCTACCGGCGAGGCACCCGTTGGCGAAGTTGAAGCGCATCCCCGTCCCGCGACTGGATGGTTTGCCACTGGTTGGTCTGGCGAAGGACAACTATCCCGAATATGTGCCCAGGGCGAGGGAGCTGCTCAAACCCTTTGGCATCTCGCCGAGTTTCATTTCGTTGGTAAACGATACCTTTGCGACCCTTTTTGTGGAACTGGAAGCTCAGAATGCCGCAGTCATGCTTGTCGAGGGGATCGTCGAGATGCTGCCGCAGACTCTGGTGGCCAGGCGGTTTGCGCCGAGGCTGGCCAGTGTGCCGGTAATGATGGGTCTCCCCGCCGTGCGCGCCAAGCCATGCGCGGCGGCCTTTGCGCGATTGCTGATCGATGCCGCGAGGCTCCGGTAG